In the Syntrophobacterales bacterium genome, one interval contains:
- a CDS encoding RDD family protein, which yields MKVRVTDLHGLRITLSKALVRTLASCISSVIFKLGYAIQPFTSRKQTLHDLAAGTLVVNAEKDMIDSGRVRISGADSAGTDKESAREDIVASFRPTESAGISKASIWNQKRARYHAFGILGLFVFIGLLLAFSGKFGLFGPAKYDVYSCPPEQPSSGKVNLWDISTCKEVPKYTAEFRIDKASSSVYVIYEPSKENAAESSSSHKNRMTKLSNCGF from the coding sequence ATGAAAGTGAGGGTCACTGACCTCCACGGCCTTCGCATTACTCTGTCAAAGGCACTGGTCCGCACCCTTGCAAGCTGCATTTCTTCCGTCATTTTCAAACTCGGCTATGCCATTCAACCCTTCACGTCCCGCAAGCAGACTTTGCATGACCTGGCAGCCGGCACGCTCGTGGTGAATGCCGAAAAAGACATGATTGATTCTGGCCGTGTCAGGATATCCGGGGCTGATTCGGCGGGTACGGATAAAGAGTCCGCCAGAGAAGACATTGTAGCCAGTTTCCGCCCGACGGAGTCAGCCGGCATCAGCAAGGCCTCCATTTGGAATCAGAAACGGGCGCGCTACCATGCCTTCGGGATTCTCGGCCTGTTCGTTTTTATTGGATTGCTGTTGGCATTTAGTGGCAAGTTTGGCCTATTCGGGCCAGCAAAGTACGATGTTTATTCGTGCCCCCCAGAGCAACCGTCGTCGGGCAAGGTTAATTTGTGGGATATTAGCACGTGTAAGGAAGTGCCCAAATATACGGCTGAGTTCAGGATAGATAAGGCATCATCCAGCGTCTATGTGATTTATGAGCCGAGCAAGGAGAATGCCGCTGAAAGCAGTTCTTCTCACAAAAACAGAATGACCAAACTTTCCAACTGTGGTTTTT